The Erythrolamprus reginae isolate rEryReg1 chromosome 3, rEryReg1.hap1, whole genome shotgun sequence genome contains a region encoding:
- the LOC139164127 gene encoding cytochrome P450 4B1-like, with amino-acid sequence MMEKTSGFHQFTLISSAFCLVYVLLKIIQLYFKRQKQLKAYENFPGPPTHWLYGNIHQIPNQKEDLKCMLEWSEQYSYAFPRWFGTFFSVVVVSHPEYAKTLFARGDPKAEFIYTPLIPWIGKGLLVLSGTKWRQHRRLLTPAFHSNILKPYVALIADSTKVMLDKWEKLILKEPMKSLEMFDHVSLMALDSIMKCAFSQKSNCQTDRDLNYYVQAVSDLTLLLFRRITSTILQSDFLYSCTPSGQHFKRACKLAHHHTEKVIEERKKSLHNEKELENIQKKRYLDFLDILLCVKYEDGTGLSDEDLRAEVDTFMFAGHDTTATAFSWLLYLMAKHPEHQQKCREEVKEILGDREDIQWGDLGKMTYSTMCIKESLRIYSPVPVVSRKLSKPITFFDGRTLPEDIIVSVNIHALHRNSTIWPDPLEFDPMRFSPENASNRHSHAFIPFAAGSRNCIGQQFAMNELKIALALTLLRFQLIPDPEKTPIPISQIILRSENGIYLILKKLD; translated from the exons ATGATGGAGAAAACATCAGGTTTCCACCAGTTCACACTTATTTCTTCTGCATTCTGTCTTGTTTATGTCCTGCTTAAAATCATCCAACTGTATTTCAAGAGACAAAAGCAGCTTAAGGCTTATGAGAATTTTCCAGGGCCTCCCACTCACTGGCTGTATGGCAACATCCATCAG atACCTAATCAGAAAGAAGATCTCAAGTGTATGTTGGAGTGGTCTGAACAATATTCTTATGCTTTTCCCAGATGGTTTGGGACTTTTTTTTCTGTTGTAGTTGTCTCTCACCCAGAATATGCCAAAACTTTGTTTGCCAGAGGAG ATCCAAAGGCTGAATTCATCTATACACCTTTGATTCCTTGGATCG GAAAAGGACTGCTTGTCTTAAGTGGCACAAAATGGCGTCAGCACAGACGGCTGTTAACACCAGCTTTTCACTCAAACATTTTGAAGCCCTATGTGGCATTAATTGCAGATTCCACCAAAGTTATGCTG GATAAATGGGAGAAACTGATTTTAAAGGAGCCCATGAAGTCTTTGGAGATGTTTGACCATGTTAGCTTAATGGCTCTTGATAGCATCATGAAATGTGCATTCAGCCAGAAGAGCAATTGCCAAACCGACAG AGATCTGAATTATTATGTCCAAGCTGTGTCTGACTTAACTTTACTGTTGTTTCGGAGAATTACCTCTACTATACTTCAGAGTGATTTCCTATATTCATGTACCCCATCAGGGCAGCATTTTAAACGGGCTTGTAAATTGGCACACCATCATACAG AAAAAGTaattgaagagagaaagaaatcactaCATAATGAAAAAGagcttgaaaatatccaaaagaAGCGATATTTGGATTTTTTGGACATTCTTCTTTGTGTCAAA TATGAAGATGGGACCGGCCTATCTGATGAAGACCTCCGTGCTGAAGTGGACACTTTCATGTTTGCAGGCCACGACACAACAGCCACTGCCTTCTCTTGGCTGCTATATCTAATGGCTAAGCACCCAGAACATCAGCAGAAATGCAGAGAAGAAGTCAAGGAAATCTTAGGGGATCGGGAAGACATCCAGTG gGGTGATCTTGGTAAAATGACCTATTCCACAATGTGCATAAAAGAGAGTCTCCGTATATACTCTCCAGTTCCAGTGGTGTCCCGAAAGCTCAGCAAACCTATTACCTTCTTTGATGGACGCACTTTGCCTGAAG ATATTATAGTTTCAGTTAACATTCATGCTCTTCATAGAAACTCTACCATTTGGCCAGATCCTCTT gagtttgatcctatgAGGTTTTCACCAGAGAACGCCTCCAACAGACATTCTCATGCATTTATTCCTTTTGCAGCTGGATCAAG GAATTGCATCGGACAACAATTTGCCATGAATGAACTAAAAATAGCACTTGCTCTGACACTACTTCGCTTTCAACTAATACCAGATCCAGAAAAAACTCCGATTCCAATCTCCCAGATTATCCTCCGGTCTGAAAATGGAATATACCTCATTTTAAAGAAACTCGACTGA